One window from the genome of Bacillus tianshenii encodes:
- a CDS encoding DUF2357 domain-containing protein, translated as MGLQINAVPESPSTDSVSALLPFQLYVKAGYETKTLSFTERREELTKHEISIPELTDLTLILETEANASVRIYWGCLYRISNGDDPQSWYALNQDTSEVKLFENGKGKEYPWRCGVYPVEIVWEGNVYYSCYRVLPKNLNSKQMEMIHEQLNEQLQGLIVDYLHQKQFAERSDPLHRSSFWRLLHWFQDNRKDLFSSLHMIMSNPHIEIGKVYTEESFPKRLDYRSARFENTLKGSVKRGERYYNRSLVKETDNEANRLVKFRLLRLIDDLKQGIRDLHRTLQEIKEEVLMQEEDLAAYKRRYELLLEDTRTPERHLLTRRNALYTKEHELNKKKKQLFDYEQVLAELEMMERQLTAVYSNVFWSRIRLQMPPRLLNGRHSGYQMFVKLWRESRACFDHTLQTSNVLVPVYHPSYLLYEYYVFFGAVRAVMESGFAPEKDLSGRIATALTGTGLPDGFTVTLTKDSQRIDIVYNQMIELKAQEALMKGTHFYLNSEHRKPDIRVDLYEEGSDTWKFVQTMIIEVKYSPLRNIVNPQTYGDTRATKQMDAYGNMKYIYNQNEFNHQPVHSVVCAFPGDDHSPVYRPFEYGHLLQFYPAKEEEIVGLKELRTHLQQMIYRI; from the coding sequence ATGGGTTTGCAAATTAATGCAGTGCCGGAGAGCCCGTCCACTGATTCAGTATCAGCATTATTGCCTTTTCAACTTTATGTGAAAGCTGGGTATGAGACGAAGACACTCTCATTTACTGAACGACGTGAAGAACTAACAAAGCATGAAATCTCCATTCCAGAGCTGACTGATTTGACGCTTATTCTTGAGACAGAAGCGAATGCGTCTGTCAGAATCTATTGGGGCTGTTTATATCGTATATCAAATGGGGATGACCCGCAGTCTTGGTATGCTTTGAACCAGGACACTTCAGAAGTAAAGCTTTTCGAAAATGGAAAAGGTAAAGAATATCCATGGCGTTGCGGTGTCTATCCTGTCGAAATCGTTTGGGAAGGCAATGTGTATTATAGCTGCTATCGGGTTCTGCCGAAGAACTTAAACAGCAAGCAGATGGAGATGATTCATGAACAATTAAATGAACAGCTCCAAGGGTTGATTGTCGATTATTTGCATCAAAAGCAATTTGCAGAACGGTCTGACCCACTACACCGTTCATCGTTTTGGCGCCTATTACATTGGTTTCAAGATAATCGGAAGGATTTGTTTTCATCCTTGCATATGATTATGAGCAATCCGCACATTGAAATCGGCAAGGTGTATACGGAAGAGTCATTTCCGAAACGGCTTGATTACCGAAGCGCTCGTTTTGAAAATACGTTAAAAGGAAGCGTTAAGAGAGGAGAGCGTTATTATAATCGAAGTCTCGTTAAAGAAACCGATAATGAAGCAAACCGCCTTGTGAAATTTCGCTTGCTTCGCTTAATAGATGATTTAAAGCAAGGCATACGTGATTTGCATCGTACACTTCAAGAAATAAAAGAAGAAGTATTGATGCAGGAGGAAGACCTAGCTGCATATAAACGAAGGTATGAGCTTTTGCTAGAAGATACACGTACGCCTGAACGCCATCTCTTGACCCGGCGTAATGCGTTGTATACGAAGGAGCATGAATTAAATAAGAAAAAGAAACAGCTATTTGATTATGAACAGGTGCTTGCGGAGCTTGAAATGATGGAACGACAATTAACAGCTGTTTATAGCAACGTCTTTTGGAGCCGAATTCGTTTACAAATGCCGCCACGTCTTTTAAACGGTAGACATAGTGGTTATCAAATGTTTGTAAAACTGTGGCGGGAAAGCCGTGCATGCTTTGATCATACGCTTCAGACGAGCAATGTTTTAGTACCTGTATATCATCCATCTTATTTGTTGTACGAATACTACGTTTTCTTTGGAGCAGTTCGCGCCGTAATGGAGAGCGGATTTGCTCCAGAGAAAGACTTGTCAGGACGAATTGCCACTGCCCTTACTGGGACTGGTCTTCCTGATGGTTTTACTGTTACATTGACGAAAGATAGTCAGCGAATTGATATAGTTTATAATCAAATGATCGAGCTGAAGGCACAAGAGGCATTAATGAAGGGTACGCATTTTTATTTAAATAGTGAACATCGAAAGCCTGATATCCGGGTTGATTTGTATGAAGAAGGCAGTGATACATGGAAGTTTGTTCAAACGATGATTATTGAAGTAAAGTATAGCCCGCTTCGTAATATCGTTAATCCACAGACATATGGTGACACGAGGGCAACAAAACAGATGGATGCGTATGGTAACATGAAATATATCTACAATCAAAATGAATTCAATCACCAGCCTGTCCATTCAGTTGTTTGTGCTTTCCCTGGCGATGATCATTCACCAGTTTATCGCCCGTTTGAATATGGTCATCTATTGCAGTTCTATCCTGCAAAGGAAGAAGAAATTGTCGGGCTGAAAGAGCTACGTACACACCTTCAACAAATGATTTATCGAATATAG
- a CDS encoding Na+/H+ antiporter subunit D, giving the protein MSNLAILPILLPFLTGVLAAFLHKRLIAVRTITITMSIVTLLTSFYLATIIFNQAPIVLEAGDWIAPFGIVLVADKLAITLVLVTDLIAVACALYAFRSLDEEKERFYFYTFFQLLIAGVSGAFLTGDLFNLFVFFEVLLMASYGLIILGGSKEQLRESLKYVLINLFSSMLFVTTVAFLYSVIGTVNMAQLAERIGEVEQQGILTAISILLFLVFATKGALFPLYFWLPKSYAVPSPVISALFGALLTKVGVYSILRVFTLIFIHKTDITHELFVVLAGITMLFGVIGALSTHNIKLIVAYNIIPAVGFMMMGIGVFNETALAGTVYYLAHDMIVKGALFLLAGAIIKITGTSDLRKMGGLIHNHQLLGWLFLIACITLAGIPPFSGFIGKYLLLTGAMGEGRYFIVGAALLSSLLILLSVIRIFINAFWGEVKLERHQEKGSEKGMVAPIALLLAFSVMLGLGAEWFYPYIDQVAEALADPSIYINTVLKE; this is encoded by the coding sequence ATGAGTAACTTAGCCATTCTGCCAATTCTACTACCGTTTCTAACTGGTGTGCTGGCTGCATTTCTTCATAAACGATTAATTGCAGTACGCACAATTACAATTACAATGTCAATTGTCACGTTGCTAACATCTTTCTATCTGGCTACAATTATTTTTAACCAGGCACCGATTGTTCTTGAAGCAGGTGACTGGATCGCACCATTTGGGATTGTGCTTGTTGCCGACAAGCTTGCGATTACACTTGTTTTAGTAACAGACTTAATTGCGGTGGCCTGTGCCCTTTATGCATTCCGCTCACTTGATGAGGAAAAAGAACGCTTCTATTTCTATACTTTTTTCCAACTTCTTATTGCAGGTGTGAGCGGCGCATTCTTAACAGGTGACTTATTCAACTTGTTCGTATTTTTCGAAGTGCTATTAATGGCTTCATACGGTCTCATCATTCTTGGAGGCTCCAAAGAACAGCTAAGAGAATCATTGAAATATGTGTTAATCAATTTATTCTCTTCGATGCTTTTCGTTACTACTGTTGCATTTCTTTACTCTGTTATAGGAACAGTCAACATGGCTCAATTAGCGGAACGTATCGGTGAGGTTGAACAGCAAGGTATCTTAACAGCGATCTCAATTCTCTTATTCTTAGTATTTGCAACTAAAGGGGCTCTTTTCCCGCTGTATTTCTGGCTTCCAAAGTCGTATGCAGTACCAAGCCCTGTTATTTCAGCACTGTTTGGTGCTCTCTTAACAAAAGTCGGCGTATATTCGATTTTACGTGTTTTCACGTTGATTTTTATTCATAAGACAGACATTACACATGAGCTATTTGTTGTTCTCGCAGGTATTACAATGTTATTTGGTGTTATCGGGGCTCTATCTACACATAATATTAAGCTGATTGTTGCCTATAACATCATCCCTGCTGTTGGTTTTATGATGATGGGGATTGGCGTTTTCAACGAAACAGCTCTTGCTGGAACAGTGTATTACCTTGCACATGATATGATTGTTAAGGGCGCCTTGTTCTTACTTGCAGGAGCAATTATTAAAATTACTGGCACATCTGACCTTAGAAAAATGGGCGGATTAATTCACAATCATCAATTGCTTGGCTGGTTATTCTTAATAGCTTGTATAACACTTGCAGGTATTCCGCCATTCAGTGGTTTTATCGGAAAATATTTGCTGCTAACTGGTGCTATGGGTGAAGGACGATACTTCATCGTTGGAGCAGCTCTTCTATCAAGCTTATTAATTCTGTTATCGGTTATCCGCATATTCATTAATGCATTTTGGGGAGAAGTCAAACTTGAACGTCATCAAGAAAAAGGCAGTGAGAAAGGCATGGTCGCTCCAATTGCCCTACTCTTAGCATTTTCAGTCATGCTGGGCTTAGGTGCTGAATGGTTCTATCCATATATTGACCAAGTTGCAGAAGCACTTGCTGATCCGTCTATCTATATCAATACGGTGCTAAAGGAGTAA
- a CDS encoding Na(+)/H(+) antiporter subunit F1 yields MTPYLHIVIDICSVATALSLVMLLYRAIKGPTSPDRAVALDTIGINLIALTALYAIKIETTKFNDIILLIGILAFIGTVAIAKFLEKGVIIDRDRH; encoded by the coding sequence ATGACGCCATATTTACATATCGTCATTGATATTTGTTCAGTCGCCACCGCTCTATCATTAGTTATGTTGTTATACCGGGCAATTAAAGGCCCGACAAGCCCAGATCGAGCTGTTGCGCTTGATACAATTGGGATTAATTTAATCGCCTTAACAGCGTTATACGCGATAAAAATTGAAACGACAAAGTTTAACGATATTATCTTGTTAATCGGTATTTTGGCCTTTATCGGAACAGTGGCCATCGCAAAATTCTTAGAAAAGGGTGTTATCATTGATCGAGATCGTCATTAG
- a CDS encoding Na(+)/H(+) antiporter subunit C, giving the protein MEIFMCITAGVLFTMGVYMLLQKQILRIIIGTGLISHGAHLLILTMGKLKTGAPPIIVEGVEKYTDPLPQALILTSIVISFGVTSYLLVLAYRTYKTNKTDNMEQLRGTENE; this is encoded by the coding sequence ATGGAAATTTTCATGTGTATTACAGCCGGTGTACTCTTTACAATGGGCGTATACATGCTGTTACAAAAACAAATCCTGCGCATTATTATTGGCACAGGCCTCATCTCGCATGGAGCTCATCTGCTGATTTTGACGATGGGAAAACTGAAAACAGGAGCTCCTCCCATCATCGTAGAGGGTGTTGAAAAGTATACGGACCCCTTACCACAGGCGTTAATCTTAACGTCCATTGTTATCAGCTTTGGTGTCACATCGTACTTGCTCGTTCTTGCTTATCGCACATATAAAACAAACAAAACAGATAATATGGAACAATTGAGAGGTACTGAAAATGAGTAA
- a CDS encoding PilZ domain-containing protein yields the protein MMIYRRDEAFRYEFGTPLDCKFSIIQINDKPYNSKQGAGKIHDISPRGLKIKAPLDLNAKQNEVKIEIHFELMKRDFSIEGTVLWQEKFIDTFIYGIELDIFDDTQELLIRQIKLHASASIDGAK from the coding sequence ATGATGATCTATCGAAGAGACGAGGCATTTCGCTATGAATTTGGCACCCCTTTAGATTGCAAATTTTCGATCATTCAAATAAATGATAAACCTTACAATAGTAAACAGGGTGCAGGAAAGATTCATGATATCAGCCCACGAGGTTTGAAAATTAAAGCCCCATTAGACTTAAATGCGAAGCAAAATGAAGTAAAAATCGAGATTCATTTTGAATTGATGAAAAGAGATTTCTCGATTGAAGGCACTGTTCTTTGGCAGGAAAAGTTTATTGATACATTTATATATGGAATTGAATTAGATATTTTTGATGATACGCAGGAGCTGCTTATTCGCCAAATCAAATTACACGCTTCCGCTTCAATTGACGGTGCTAAATAA
- a CDS encoding Na+/H+ antiporter subunit A produces MHLAVLAPLLFAVFVPLLYSKVRPLHTGWFVLVVPVTLFSYFLTYFPTIQNGAAFKQLEWIPSLGINFDLYVDGLSLLFALLITGIGSLVVLYSIFYLHKSEKLGHFYVYLLMFMGAMLGVVLSDNLFVLYSFWELTSLSSFLLIGYWNHKERSRYGAQKSLLITVFGGLSMLGGFVLLSITAGSTSIRTIIENADVVVNSPVFAGILILILLGTFTKSAQFPFHIWLPDAMEAPTPVSAYLHSATMVKAGIYLVARLSLLFAGTDLFFLLVSGFGLLTLCWGSYMAVRQTDLKAILAFSTISQLGMIMSMLGFGTEIAVFAAVFHIFNHATFKGSLFMVAGIVDHETGTRDIRRLGGLMTLMPITATLALFGTFSMAGAPLPILNGFLSKELFFESTLHIAHEGSSIVAAVAPFFPVVAILGSIFTFVYSMLLFFKTFTGKGDLAQLEKKPHEPPFGMHLSPIILVAFIVVIGLLPNIINGPLITPAVKAIHGSAPHVHVAFWHGFKSVPLFMSLVVLCFGIFLYLTREKWAAVYNMLPGPLSANKVYDYSVKNIYTASEKITKLYMTGSLRLYMLIILTFLVALTGVVMALTDGFAISTEDLAPISWTEILIGLTMMGAAVGTVFANNRITAILVLGVVGYGLSLLFVIYRAPDLALTQLIVETVTVALFLLCFYHLPNLEKRDNKSANNVINWIISIAVGTIVTLVAIASHSSKMFETISDYFVETSVELGGGHNIVNVILVDMRGLDTMLEITVLGLAALAIFTMIKLRKKGEAE; encoded by the coding sequence CTGCATCTCGCCGTATTAGCGCCGTTATTATTCGCGGTGTTTGTACCGCTCTTGTATTCCAAAGTACGACCGTTACATACAGGCTGGTTTGTCCTCGTTGTACCAGTTACATTGTTTTCTTATTTTCTAACCTACTTCCCAACGATTCAAAATGGGGCAGCATTTAAACAGCTTGAATGGATACCATCATTAGGCATCAACTTTGACCTTTATGTCGATGGGCTAAGCTTACTATTTGCATTACTTATCACAGGTATTGGTTCACTCGTTGTACTTTATTCAATCTTTTATTTACATAAGAGTGAAAAGCTCGGACATTTCTATGTCTATCTCTTAATGTTTATGGGCGCCATGCTTGGCGTTGTTTTATCAGATAACTTGTTTGTATTATATAGCTTTTGGGAGCTGACAAGTCTATCGTCCTTCTTATTGATTGGATATTGGAATCATAAGGAACGTTCACGCTACGGTGCTCAGAAATCACTGTTAATTACTGTGTTCGGTGGACTATCCATGCTTGGGGGCTTTGTTCTTCTATCGATAACAGCTGGTTCAACAAGCATCAGGACAATTATTGAAAATGCAGATGTTGTTGTGAACAGCCCCGTATTTGCCGGAATTTTAATCCTAATTTTACTTGGCACATTCACAAAGTCAGCACAGTTTCCATTTCATATCTGGTTACCTGACGCAATGGAAGCGCCAACACCAGTTAGTGCTTATCTTCACTCCGCTACAATGGTTAAAGCAGGTATCTACTTAGTTGCACGTTTGTCATTGCTGTTTGCAGGGACAGACTTGTTCTTCCTGCTTGTCTCAGGCTTTGGCCTATTAACGTTGTGCTGGGGTTCATATATGGCTGTACGCCAAACTGATTTGAAGGCAATTCTCGCTTTTTCAACGATTAGCCAACTCGGTATGATTATGTCGATGCTTGGTTTTGGAACTGAAATTGCTGTTTTTGCGGCAGTCTTTCATATTTTTAACCACGCAACATTTAAAGGGTCTTTGTTTATGGTTGCGGGTATTGTTGACCATGAAACAGGAACACGGGATATTAGACGCCTTGGCGGTTTAATGACGTTAATGCCGATTACTGCAACACTTGCGTTATTCGGTACGTTTTCGATGGCAGGTGCACCGCTTCCTATTTTGAACGGTTTCTTAAGTAAGGAATTGTTCTTTGAATCGACTTTACACATTGCACATGAGGGTTCAAGTATTGTCGCAGCTGTTGCGCCATTCTTCCCTGTTGTTGCGATTCTTGGTAGTATCTTTACGTTTGTTTATTCAATGCTACTATTCTTTAAAACGTTTACAGGAAAAGGCGACTTAGCGCAATTGGAGAAAAAGCCGCATGAACCACCATTTGGCATGCATCTCTCTCCAATTATCCTTGTCGCATTCATTGTCGTCATTGGCTTGCTTCCAAATATCATTAACGGACCATTGATTACACCAGCGGTTAAGGCTATTCATGGGTCTGCACCACATGTTCATGTTGCATTCTGGCATGGCTTCAAGAGTGTACCACTGTTCATGTCACTTGTTGTCCTTTGCTTCGGTATATTTCTTTACTTAACACGTGAGAAATGGGCAGCAGTCTATAATATGCTCCCAGGCCCACTTAGTGCGAACAAAGTATATGACTACTCAGTTAAGAACATCTATACAGCTTCTGAGAAGATTACAAAGCTATACATGACAGGCTCACTGCGTCTGTACATGTTAATTATTCTAACTTTCTTAGTCGCCTTAACAGGGGTTGTTATGGCACTTACAGACGGATTTGCCATTTCTACAGAAGACTTAGCACCAATTAGTTGGACGGAAATTCTGATCGGGCTTACGATGATGGGGGCTGCGGTTGGTACTGTATTTGCGAATAATCGTATTACAGCGATTCTGGTATTAGGTGTCGTCGGTTATGGCCTTTCACTGCTATTTGTTATTTACCGAGCACCAGACTTAGCTTTAACACAGTTGATTGTCGAAACAGTTACGGTTGCGTTATTCCTGCTTTGCTTCTATCACTTACCGAACTTAGAGAAACGGGATAACAAATCTGCAAACAACGTTATTAACTGGATTATTTCAATTGCTGTAGGAACGATTGTGACACTTGTTGCAATCGCGTCTCATAGCTCCAAAATGTTCGAAACCATTTCAGACTATTTCGTAGAAACGTCAGTAGAACTCGGCGGCGGTCATAACATCGTAAACGTCATTCTTGTTGACATGCGTGGTCTTGATACCATGCTGGAAATTACAGTACTCGGACTTGCAGCACTTGCAATCTTTACGATGATCAAACTGCGGAAGAAAGGGGAGGCTGAATAG
- a CDS encoding Na+/H+ antiporter subunit E: MTFQIVLNILVAFIWMFLNESYDFSTFVIGYIIGIFLLFIMRRFIPDFFYMEKVLAILKLMLLFIKELILANLSVLKFVYKPNLKEAQPGIFALPTELSTNWEITLLANLITLTPGTLSVAVSHDQTTIYIHAMDIPDVEESINGIKDTFEKAIMEVTR; this comes from the coding sequence ATGACTTTTCAAATTGTTTTGAACATCCTTGTTGCATTTATATGGATGTTTTTGAATGAATCCTATGACTTCTCCACCTTTGTAATCGGCTACATCATTGGGATTTTTCTTTTATTCATAATGAGACGTTTTATTCCAGACTTTTTTTACATGGAAAAAGTGCTAGCCATTTTGAAGCTTATGCTTCTCTTTATTAAAGAGTTAATCTTAGCAAACTTATCTGTGCTGAAATTCGTCTATAAGCCAAATTTGAAAGAAGCGCAGCCTGGAATTTTTGCTCTTCCAACAGAGCTTAGTACGAACTGGGAGATAACATTACTTGCTAATTTAATTACATTAACTCCAGGAACATTATCTGTCGCGGTTTCTCATGACCAAACAACTATTTATATTCATGCAATGGATATTCCAGATGTTGAAGAATCCATTAACGGCATTAAAGATACGTTTGAAAAAGCAATTATGGAGGTGACAAGATAA